The Pseudodesulfovibrio sp. zrk46 genome contains a region encoding:
- a CDS encoding TIGR04076 family protein yields MQYDIKITVMKKLFHEDLVQQYTDEPAKWTPCKKFNVGDTFHIPGNSPWDKPEGFCGWAWADLQKMIWGMARGGPKRFVSCCTDGYRPVVFLLEQLETPS; encoded by the coding sequence ATGCAGTACGACATCAAGATCACTGTCATGAAAAAGCTCTTTCATGAGGACTTGGTTCAACAGTACACAGATGAGCCAGCCAAATGGACCCCATGTAAAAAATTTAATGTGGGAGACACATTCCACATTCCCGGCAATAGCCCCTGGGATAAGCCTGAAGGCTTTTGCGGCTGGGCTTGGGCAGACCTTCAGAAAATGATCTGGGGCATGGCTCGCGGCGGCCCGAAGCGATTTGTTTCCTGCTGCACTGATGGCTATCGCCCCGTAGTTTTCTTGCTGGAACAGCTCGAAACGCCCTCATAA
- a CDS encoding N-acetyl sugar amidotransferase, protein MSDHDRKYLVHPERPPKMRYCSKCVSPMSSAAPITFDDDGICSTCKVADQRDEVDWDARMKKFKRLCERYRSKDGMNYDCVIPVSGGKDSYFQVHIMKNVLGLNPLLVTYHGNNYLPTGMENLKNMREVFGCDHIFFTPSIEVLKTMNRLGMLMMGDMNWHAHCGINTYPIRVAVETNTPLMIWGEHGFMDIGGMHSYNDFVEFTYRNRHEHDLRGFEWYDFVEAAPKFGEKLEAKDMIGFMHPSDEDMDRVGVRGIHLNNYVRWDANEHGPMMVEMYGFKESEEEFERTYRRMSNLDDMHENGIHDYLKYIKFGYGRATDHTCKDIRAGLMTREQAIEEVRIRDHVKSKDLWRWLEYVGWTEEYFDEVCDRYRDPRVWWKGENGEWVKDNLWDKE, encoded by the coding sequence ATGTCAGACCATGATCGCAAATATCTCGTTCACCCCGAGCGACCGCCCAAGATGCGCTACTGCTCCAAGTGTGTCAGCCCCATGTCTTCGGCTGCCCCCATCACTTTTGATGATGACGGCATCTGCTCGACTTGCAAAGTGGCTGACCAGCGAGATGAAGTAGATTGGGATGCCCGCATGAAAAAGTTCAAACGTCTTTGCGAACGCTACCGCAGCAAGGACGGTATGAACTACGATTGCGTCATTCCTGTATCAGGCGGCAAGGACTCCTATTTCCAGGTCCATATCATGAAAAACGTGCTAGGCCTGAATCCGCTTCTAGTCACCTACCACGGAAACAACTACCTTCCCACCGGCATGGAGAACCTGAAGAACATGCGGGAAGTGTTTGGGTGCGACCACATCTTTTTCACCCCTTCCATCGAAGTCCTCAAGACCATGAACCGCCTTGGCATGCTCATGATGGGCGACATGAACTGGCACGCCCACTGCGGTATCAATACATACCCCATCCGAGTGGCTGTTGAGACCAATACCCCCCTGATGATCTGGGGTGAGCACGGTTTCATGGATATCGGAGGTATGCACTCCTACAATGACTTTGTAGAGTTCACCTACCGCAACCGTCACGAACACGATCTTCGTGGTTTTGAATGGTATGACTTCGTTGAGGCCGCACCCAAGTTCGGTGAAAAGCTCGAAGCCAAAGACATGATCGGCTTCATGCACCCGAGCGACGAAGACATGGATCGTGTAGGCGTTCGAGGTATCCACCTCAACAACTACGTCCGCTGGGATGCCAACGAACATGGCCCCATGATGGTCGAAATGTACGGTTTCAAGGAATCCGAAGAAGAATTCGAACGCACCTACCGCCGCATGTCTAACTTGGACGACATGCATGAAAATGGTATCCACGACTATCTCAAGTACATCAAGTTCGGATACGGACGAGCGACTGACCACACCTGCAAGGATATCCGTGCAGGCCTCATGACCCGTGAGCAGGCCATTGAAGAAGTCCGTATCCGCGACCACGTCAAGTCCAAGGATTTATGGCGTTGGCTAGAATACGTAGGCTGGACCGAAGAGTACTTTGACGAAGTCTGCGATCGTTATCGTGATCCCCGTGTATGGTGGAAAGGCGAGAACGGTGAGTGGGTCAAAGACAATCTCTGGGACAAAGAATAG
- the pseI gene encoding pseudaminic acid synthase, which translates to MAKNTILSSSGPAFIIAEMSANHGQDFDRAVKIIEAAHAAGADAIKLQTYTPDTITLDCDNEYFQIKGTIWEGRTLYDLYGEAFTPWEWHPKLKKVADELGLLFFSTPFDHTAVDFLEELDVPCHKVASFELVDIPLIRKIASTGKPVIMSTGMATEAEIEEAVAAFKEAGGTEMALLKCTSAYPAPPEEMNLLTIPYLAKKYDVVAGLSDHTMGIEMPIAAVALGGRVIEKHFCLNRSEDGPDTSFSLEPHEFKAMVEGVRNVEKALGSVHFELTEKQKSSVVFRRSLFVVKDIAKGEPLTTENIRSIRPGNGLHTRHLEEVIGKTAVVDIAKGTPLQWDLLTN; encoded by the coding sequence ATGGCTAAAAACACCATTTTATCTTCATCTGGACCGGCTTTCATCATAGCCGAAATGAGTGCCAACCATGGTCAGGATTTCGACCGTGCAGTGAAAATCATCGAAGCTGCCCATGCAGCCGGTGCTGACGCCATCAAACTCCAGACATACACCCCAGATACTATTACCCTTGATTGTGACAACGAATATTTCCAGATCAAGGGAACCATTTGGGAGGGCCGGACACTCTACGACCTTTATGGAGAAGCGTTCACTCCTTGGGAGTGGCATCCCAAACTGAAAAAAGTGGCCGACGAATTGGGACTGTTGTTTTTCTCTACCCCTTTCGATCATACCGCTGTGGATTTTCTGGAAGAACTCGACGTCCCCTGCCATAAGGTTGCGTCGTTTGAATTGGTAGATATCCCACTCATCCGAAAAATAGCCTCGACCGGCAAACCTGTTATCATGTCCACAGGGATGGCCACTGAAGCAGAGATTGAAGAGGCGGTAGCAGCATTCAAAGAGGCTGGAGGGACCGAGATGGCGCTTCTGAAATGCACCTCTGCTTACCCTGCGCCTCCTGAGGAAATGAACCTGCTCACCATCCCCTATCTCGCAAAAAAATACGATGTTGTAGCAGGTCTCTCCGACCACACCATGGGCATTGAGATGCCTATTGCAGCAGTTGCACTTGGAGGGCGGGTCATTGAAAAGCATTTTTGCCTAAATCGCTCAGAGGATGGCCCTGACACGTCATTCTCTTTGGAACCACATGAATTTAAAGCTATGGTGGAAGGCGTTCGCAATGTGGAAAAAGCTCTCGGCTCCGTCCACTTTGAATTGACGGAAAAGCAAAAATCGAGCGTAGTATTCCGTAGGTCTCTTTTCGTTGTAAAAGACATAGCCAAAGGTGAACCGCTTACCACTGAAAATATTCGCTCGATTCGTCCCGGTAACGGATTGCATACCCGTCATTTGGAAGAAGTAATCGGAAAGACAGCAGTCGTAGACATTGCCAAGGGAACTCCACTCCAGTGGGATTTACTGACCAACTAA
- a CDS encoding DUF4915 domain-containing protein: MDIMFSSYADVYKNLGDREIVLFGAGNITKKTKLRLDRPLSMIVDNNANLWEEHELGVTIKKPEVINGKSDQYYVLICTTSFMEVSEQLMEYGFDPLKDFIVSPVLNDLRIISDIESLKTKLLFSSGLPGMDDPEAGGGIYELELDGDWKYRKVLEGPSHGLIHFEGDIIASHSELGLVQMSKDYKVIRNAEVPTGSRPHGVAYSEHTQCFYVASTYLDAILVFDRDFKQVDQINVSHKHAQTGEPQHHINDVCAYGESLYVSMFSMTGNWKKDVFDGVVLEIDLDTKQVLNPVVQNLWMPHNICAINGSLAVLDSLRGELKTHNAQPIGKFPGFSRGLAYDGVFHYIGQSRNRNYSKYLGLSMNISIDTSIIVFDATTKVSRSLSLPSKLSEIHSIIVL; the protein is encoded by the coding sequence ATGGATATCATGTTCAGTTCATACGCTGATGTTTACAAGAATCTGGGCGATCGTGAGATCGTACTTTTCGGTGCAGGTAATATCACCAAAAAGACCAAACTTCGCCTGGATAGACCTCTTTCCATGATCGTGGATAACAACGCGAACCTGTGGGAAGAACATGAATTGGGCGTGACCATCAAGAAGCCCGAAGTCATTAACGGTAAGAGCGATCAGTATTACGTGCTTATCTGCACCACTTCTTTCATGGAAGTTTCTGAACAGCTCATGGAGTACGGCTTTGATCCTTTGAAAGATTTTATTGTCAGTCCGGTCCTCAATGACCTGCGCATCATATCTGACATCGAGTCCCTGAAGACCAAGCTGCTCTTTTCCAGTGGCCTTCCCGGTATGGATGATCCTGAAGCTGGTGGCGGTATCTACGAACTGGAGTTGGATGGCGATTGGAAGTACCGTAAGGTGCTCGAAGGGCCCAGCCATGGCCTTATTCATTTTGAAGGTGACATTATCGCTTCTCATTCTGAATTGGGACTAGTGCAGATGTCCAAAGATTACAAGGTTATTAGGAATGCCGAAGTGCCCACAGGGTCACGTCCTCATGGTGTGGCATACTCTGAACATACACAGTGTTTCTATGTTGCTTCCACTTATCTTGATGCCATTTTGGTTTTCGACCGCGACTTCAAGCAGGTTGATCAAATTAATGTGTCTCATAAACATGCGCAGACCGGTGAACCGCAACACCACATTAACGATGTGTGTGCTTACGGAGAAAGCCTCTATGTCTCTATGTTCTCGATGACCGGTAACTGGAAGAAGGATGTCTTTGATGGCGTTGTTCTGGAAATAGACCTGGATACCAAGCAGGTGCTGAATCCGGTCGTTCAGAACCTTTGGATGCCGCATAATATCTGTGCGATCAATGGAAGCCTTGCTGTGCTTGATTCCCTGCGCGGTGAACTCAAAACCCACAACGCTCAGCCCATCGGCAAGTTCCCAGGCTTCAGTCGCGGTTTGGCTTACGATGGTGTATTCCACTACATTGGCCAGAGCCGTAACAGGAACTACAGTAAGTACCTCGGACTCTCCATGAACATATCCATTGATACGTCCATTATCGTTTTTGATGCTACAACCAAGGTGTCCCGAAGCTTGAGCCTGCCTTCAAAACTCTCCGAAATTCACTCGATTATCGTGTTGTAG
- a CDS encoding FeoA family protein, with product MGKPVSLRKAKVNQHLKIVTISASGELGRRIRDMGLIPGTECKVIGKAPLKDPVALRLKDFTLTLRNSEADHITVSILED from the coding sequence ATGGGGAAACCGGTTAGCCTGCGTAAGGCAAAAGTCAACCAGCATCTGAAAATCGTAACCATCTCCGCCAGCGGCGAACTTGGTCGCCGCATCCGTGACATGGGACTGATCCCCGGCACTGAATGCAAAGTCATCGGCAAGGCACCACTCAAAGACCCTGTGGCCCTCCGTCTCAAAGACTTCACTCTCACTTTGCGCAACAGCGAAGCAGATCACATTACAGTTTCCATTCTGGAGGACTAA
- a CDS encoding FeoB-associated Cys-rich membrane protein: MIDNILVGAIVLIAAVYIGRRLYSQFTAKSSGCGCSGCGQAGSCSGIQDTPGASHCDSAK, translated from the coding sequence ATGATAGACAACATTCTGGTCGGAGCCATCGTACTAATTGCTGCCGTTTACATTGGTCGTCGCTTGTATAGCCAATTCACTGCCAAGTCATCCGGTTGCGGCTGCTCCGGGTGTGGACAAGCAGGCTCCTGCTCTGGCATACAGGACACCCCTGGCGCCAGCCACTGCGACTCCGCTAAGTAA
- a CDS encoding glycosyltransferase family 9 protein — translation MTDITNIHPKRILVCQLRQIGDVLLATPSLRLLKEKYPDAIIDVLTEKKCLPVLENNPNINKVWPIDRKALKNPLKALLYYAKVGRQPYDLIVDFQQLPRCKWVVRFSKAPVKLSFTPHWYNKYLYTHWAKPKIGYAAMCKASVLAPLGIKWDRERPEIFLTDTEKKEADVFCTEHGITGPYITIDPSHRRETRRWPSRHYAGLMKLIREQHPDMEFVILYGPGEKELAEKVIKQAGMGIVPNTMLSLRGMAAVQDKAVMHVGNCSSPRHFAVAVDTPSLTIHGATGYGWRFPSEEHISVTKDIPCRWCNKNSCETRECVETFEPQECIKEALDLIAKGFAKK, via the coding sequence ATGACTGATATCACCAATATTCATCCCAAGCGCATCTTGGTCTGCCAGCTTAGGCAGATCGGTGATGTCCTTTTGGCCACGCCCTCCCTCCGGCTGCTTAAAGAAAAGTATCCTGACGCAATCATCGATGTATTGACTGAAAAAAAGTGCCTGCCGGTATTAGAGAACAACCCCAACATTAACAAAGTCTGGCCCATAGACCGCAAGGCCCTCAAAAATCCGCTCAAGGCCCTGTTGTACTATGCGAAGGTCGGTCGCCAACCCTATGACCTCATCGTTGATTTTCAGCAACTCCCACGCTGCAAGTGGGTAGTGCGATTTTCAAAGGCTCCGGTCAAACTCAGCTTCACGCCCCACTGGTACAACAAATATCTATACACGCACTGGGCCAAGCCAAAAATCGGCTATGCAGCCATGTGCAAGGCAAGTGTGCTTGCTCCGCTCGGCATCAAGTGGGATAGAGAAAGGCCTGAGATATTTCTCACGGATACCGAGAAAAAAGAGGCCGATGTTTTCTGTACAGAACATGGAATCACAGGCCCCTATATCACCATCGATCCCAGCCACAGAAGGGAAACCCGACGTTGGCCTTCCAGGCACTACGCTGGCCTTATGAAGCTCATTCGAGAGCAACATCCTGACATGGAATTCGTCATTCTGTATGGTCCTGGCGAAAAAGAACTGGCAGAGAAGGTGATTAAACAGGCAGGTATGGGTATCGTTCCCAACACCATGCTCAGTCTGCGCGGCATGGCAGCAGTGCAAGATAAAGCCGTCATGCACGTAGGCAACTGTTCATCTCCCCGCCACTTTGCCGTAGCGGTCGACACTCCCTCTCTCACCATTCATGGTGCCACAGGATATGGCTGGCGTTTTCCCTCCGAAGAACACATCAGTGTAACTAAGGATATCCCCTGCCGTTGGTGCAACAAAAATTCATGTGAAACTCGTGAATGCGTTGAGACTTTCGAACCACAAGAATGCATAAAAGAAGCCCTTGACCTTATAGCCAAGGGCTTCGCAAAGAAATAG
- the hisH gene encoding imidazole glycerol phosphate synthase subunit HisH codes for MIGIIDYGMGNLASVRNALNSIGAECNIVSTPEELSQSDKAVLPGVGAFGDAMKTLNSKGFTEVIRSFSLDDKKPIMGICLGMQLMYEESAEFGPHPGLGLVEGKVLPLAEYIQDLSIPNIGWCQTERSGDSRLIQNLTDQQLCFYYVHSFFCRAEDRSVVTATLDYGTTCDAIIEKENIFACQFHPEKSQASGIEILKKFVEL; via the coding sequence ATGATCGGCATCATAGATTACGGAATGGGCAACCTCGCGTCTGTCCGCAATGCACTCAACTCCATTGGTGCTGAGTGTAATATTGTCTCTACCCCGGAAGAACTCTCCCAAAGTGACAAGGCAGTGCTTCCCGGTGTCGGCGCATTTGGCGATGCCATGAAAACCCTCAACTCCAAAGGGTTCACGGAAGTAATCAGATCTTTTTCCCTTGATGACAAAAAGCCAATTATGGGTATCTGTCTCGGCATGCAGCTCATGTATGAAGAAAGCGCCGAATTCGGCCCGCATCCCGGCTTGGGACTTGTCGAAGGAAAGGTTCTCCCACTGGCCGAGTACATACAAGATCTTTCGATTCCCAACATTGGCTGGTGTCAAACCGAACGCAGTGGCGACTCTCGACTCATTCAGAATTTGACGGACCAACAACTCTGCTTCTATTACGTACACTCCTTTTTCTGTCGGGCTGAGGACCGCTCAGTAGTAACGGCAACGCTCGATTACGGGACGACCTGCGACGCCATCATTGAGAAAGAGAATATTTTCGCCTGCCAATTTCACCCAGAGAAGAGCCAGGCTTCCGGCATAGAAATTCTTAAAAAATTTGTGGAGCTATAG
- a CDS encoding surface carbohydrate biosynthesis protein, translating to MKLYIVVEITSREFDAKTFLACSAALEGFDVVIGEEDMLRRHVVMSEPGIYYDKSLHTQYPALHRHLKRLGYRIVVNDDEGFIFNEKSYRNHSLTQPACDGIDLHLTWGQYQQDVVERGLPELGAKSAPVGNVRLDLLSKELRPFLQERADKLKEKWGRIVLVNSRASVVNHTDGQAHIDRLTKSGESGPADLLRRYVAWDTEVFRSFQEMIPVACARFPDRNFIIRPHPAEDMAIWEKIDREVPNAHLVREGNVHDWILASEMVIVQHGCSTAAETFLMDVPCISYLPIEDELITHGMADEVAYLVRNADDVCECLSGERDEDMASMQSVWREAAKKYVASVDGPMAATATIGHFKRIADIKRDAEPMYQFSQRINAYLRNLNRRLKPWLRKITGKEKVVNPHAKWKELTLDEFKAHVKRFAFYDSRFADLDITQAYIDCFRLRYHDK from the coding sequence ATGAAATTATATATTGTTGTCGAAATTACCTCTCGCGAATTTGACGCCAAAACGTTCCTCGCATGTTCTGCTGCGCTGGAAGGATTTGATGTTGTCATCGGCGAAGAGGATATGTTGCGTCGTCATGTCGTTATGTCTGAACCAGGGATTTATTACGACAAAAGCCTTCATACGCAATATCCTGCTTTACACAGGCATCTTAAACGTCTTGGATATCGTATCGTGGTCAATGACGATGAAGGATTCATTTTTAATGAGAAATCCTATCGCAATCACAGTCTGACGCAACCCGCTTGTGACGGGATCGATCTTCATCTGACTTGGGGACAGTATCAACAGGATGTGGTCGAACGTGGTTTGCCAGAACTTGGTGCAAAGTCAGCCCCCGTGGGAAATGTCCGCCTTGATCTGCTTTCCAAGGAGTTGCGTCCTTTCCTGCAGGAAAGGGCTGACAAGTTAAAAGAGAAGTGGGGACGTATTGTTCTCGTTAACTCCCGTGCTTCCGTAGTAAACCATACGGATGGTCAGGCGCATATTGATCGTCTCACCAAATCTGGTGAGTCTGGTCCGGCAGATCTGCTTCGACGTTACGTGGCTTGGGATACTGAAGTTTTCAGAAGCTTCCAGGAAATGATTCCGGTTGCCTGCGCACGTTTCCCTGACAGAAACTTTATTATTCGTCCTCATCCTGCTGAGGATATGGCCATTTGGGAAAAAATTGACCGAGAGGTTCCCAATGCCCACTTGGTGAGAGAGGGGAATGTCCATGATTGGATTCTCGCCTCGGAGATGGTCATTGTTCAGCACGGTTGTTCCACTGCCGCAGAAACATTTTTGATGGATGTGCCTTGCATTTCCTATCTTCCCATCGAAGATGAACTGATCACTCATGGTATGGCAGACGAAGTCGCATATCTTGTTCGTAATGCTGATGATGTTTGCGAATGCCTGTCTGGTGAGCGTGATGAAGATATGGCGTCCATGCAGTCCGTTTGGCGCGAAGCGGCGAAGAAGTATGTTGCTTCGGTGGATGGTCCCATGGCGGCTACTGCGACTATTGGGCATTTCAAGAGAATTGCGGACATCAAGCGCGATGCTGAGCCTATGTATCAGTTCTCTCAGCGTATCAATGCTTACTTGAGAAATTTGAATCGCAGACTCAAGCCGTGGTTGCGTAAGATTACCGGTAAAGAAAAAGTCGTGAATCCTCACGCTAAGTGGAAAGAACTTACTCTTGATGAGTTTAAAGCCCACGTAAAACGATTTGCATTTTATGATTCCCGTTTTGCTGATCTGGATATCACGCAGGCTTACATTGACTGTTTCAGACTGCGTTATCACGATAAGTAA
- a CDS encoding imidazole glycerol phosphate synthase cyclase subunit, protein MQYRRLIPVLFIMNGLIVRSEDFSTHQIIGNIINEAARYNQWNVDELIYVDISRDKTYDSRRDDHKIKAVDSIETIITEISKVCFMPLTFGGGIKTIEDVDLRIRTGADKVVINSAAYHTPELITEVARKYGSQCCVISADYRMVDGTPILFTDFGSNNTGINVVDWVKECQKNGAGEIFLHAIDRDGKACGYDFDTISDVTSATSLPVIACGGAADVDDFIDVYEETNVAAVAAGNMFHFTERAYPRAKKDLVREKIHVRP, encoded by the coding sequence ATGCAATACAGGAGACTCATTCCTGTCTTGTTTATTATGAACGGACTGATCGTTCGTAGCGAGGATTTTTCCACGCACCAGATCATCGGCAACATTATCAATGAAGCTGCCCGATACAATCAATGGAACGTGGATGAACTCATCTATGTAGACATCAGCCGAGACAAGACGTATGATTCCCGGCGCGACGATCATAAGATCAAAGCGGTGGACTCCATTGAAACGATCATCACTGAAATTTCCAAAGTCTGCTTTATGCCCCTTACATTTGGCGGTGGCATCAAGACCATAGAAGACGTGGATTTGCGCATCCGAACCGGAGCAGATAAGGTCGTTATCAACTCGGCGGCATACCACACCCCAGAACTTATTACGGAAGTAGCCCGAAAGTACGGCAGCCAATGCTGTGTCATTTCGGCTGACTACCGCATGGTTGACGGCACCCCCATCTTGTTCACCGATTTCGGGAGCAACAACACGGGCATCAATGTCGTTGATTGGGTTAAGGAATGCCAAAAGAATGGTGCCGGAGAGATTTTCCTGCACGCCATCGACCGAGATGGCAAAGCATGCGGTTACGACTTCGACACCATTTCTGACGTCACCAGTGCCACGTCACTGCCTGTTATCGCCTGTGGCGGTGCGGCCGACGTAGATGACTTCATCGACGTATACGAAGAAACCAATGTCGCGGCCGTAGCCGCAGGCAATATGTTCCACTTTACGGAACGCGCGTATCCCCGCGCCAAAAAGGACCTCGTAAGGGAGAAAATACATGTCAGACCATGA
- a CDS encoding PilZ domain-containing protein has protein sequence MKTKVLLVAEGGFARAAYMEVLHDLNVEVDCIASPDEMTEALIDAEYNGLLIDVPTMIRCDCADKNRITRIMDRFPVLRVMFNSDHGGIRGLTQGGTIRDNRDLGEFILHECVPFKPRSIRVAERRDIVFNVLLMHEVDQEDIRAERTVTVNVSEHGCFIYTVNQWTPYSPAWMVVHEFEDKTPIELKVRWCGKWGQRMGMPGIGTSFESMTAHQYVQLHTFL, from the coding sequence ATGAAGACAAAAGTTCTGCTTGTTGCCGAGGGTGGATTTGCCCGCGCTGCCTACATGGAAGTCTTGCACGACCTCAATGTTGAGGTTGATTGTATTGCGTCTCCCGATGAAATGACAGAAGCTCTGATTGATGCCGAATACAACGGTTTATTGATTGATGTTCCCACTATGATTCGCTGCGATTGTGCAGACAAGAATCGTATTACCCGCATAATGGATCGTTTTCCTGTCTTGCGGGTCATGTTCAATTCTGACCATGGCGGAATTCGGGGACTGACTCAGGGGGGCACTATCCGAGACAATCGTGACTTGGGTGAGTTCATCTTGCATGAATGTGTGCCTTTCAAGCCGCGATCCATTCGAGTGGCCGAGCGTCGCGATATCGTCTTCAACGTTTTGCTGATGCATGAAGTTGATCAGGAAGATATCCGTGCAGAGCGAACGGTGACTGTCAACGTCTCTGAGCATGGGTGTTTTATATATACTGTGAATCAGTGGACACCATATAGCCCTGCCTGGATGGTAGTTCATGAATTCGAGGACAAAACGCCTATTGAACTCAAGGTTCGCTGGTGCGGTAAATGGGGCCAACGTATGGGCATGCCGGGCATAGGAACGAGCTTTGAGTCTATGACGGCACATCAGTATGTGCAGTTGCACACATTTCTATAG